The Cyclobacterium amurskyense genome contains the following window.
CCTACACTGTACAGATCTCCTACGAAAGCTTCTTGTCTTTGGGCCTTAGCTCAGGATTTACTTCCTATGGCCTTGACGCAAGTCAATTCCAGCCGGATGATCCCAATGACCCTGGCATCCCTCAAGGGAGAATCAATGCGATTACACCCAATTTAAATCTAGGGATCTTTTTCCACACACCTGTGTTTTTCACTGGTTTAAGTGCCTATAACCTTGTTGGACAAAACATACTGGAAAAGAAACAACTTGCGATAGCCACACACAATTATCACTTTTACTTCCAAATGGGCGTGCTACTCCCAATATCAAATGAACTGTCCTTCAAACCATCTGTACTAATTCGTGAGGACCTGAATGGGCCTACCAGCTATGACATCAACGCCATGTTTCTGATAAAAGAAAACTATTGGATTGGCACTTCTTTTAGATCAGGACTTTCTAAAAACAAGACCATGATTTCTGAATTATCAGGGAATAGAACCGCTCTTGCTTTACTATTTGACTTTTTCATTACTGATGACCTAAGAATGGGCTATGCTTATGACTTTAACTTAAACAGCAAAAGCAATTACATCAATAACAGCCATGAACTCTCCTTAGGGTATTACCTCAACAGTAAATGGCTCAGTAAATATAGAAATAGACATTTTTAAATAAACCTTCCTCACAAAGTTAAATTAAACACCCCGTTATCTCATTCCCTCAGAAATAAGAACTAGACCAGGCATTAATCAGGTTTTAGCTGTGTTTTAGTTTCATTAGCTTTGCCTTATCTTTTTTTGATTGAAGGGATATCATTTCTTCTATTTCTGTTTTTTTGCTCAAAGGATTACAATGTTCGAAAGCCTCGTTTGTCTTAACAAAAAAATTATCCTTTCCAATTTCATTGATCAACCCACTGCTATAAAAAATATCTCTAGCAGGGCCAATCGCTCCTGCAACGACCAATTTTATTCCTTTGTTTTTCAATTCATTAATTAATTGGCGTAACATATGAACAGCACTACTATCTATATAATTAATGGCCTCCGCATTCAGGATAACATATTTCACCTCAGGCCCTTTTTTATCAAGCTGATTTTGCAATTCATTTTTAAAATATTCTCTATTACCAAAATAGAGCTGGGCATCAAAACGAATTATTAAAAATTCCTTAAAAGTTTCTGTATCCTCTGGAAAACGAGCTATATTTTTAAAATAATCGGTATTTCGTATCCGACCCAAAACAGCAATATGTGGCCTTGAAGTCCTGTAAACTAACAACAGCAAAGAAATCAAAACCCCTAATAGTATACCTTCTTTTATACCTACAGTAAGAGTGATCAGGAAGGTAGCTAACAATAGGTAAAATTCATCTCTTCGGTTTTTAAGCAGATCGATGGGGTATTTAATATCTATCAATCCAAAGACAGCTACCATAATAATTGCCGCCAAAACTGCATTTGGCAAATAATAGAACAAAGGTGTTAAGAACATCAATGTTAGCCCAACCACCATCGCACTTACTATTGGCGCGACGCCAGTTTTAGCACCTGCTTGATCATTCACTGCAGTTCTTGAAAAACCACCAGTTGTTGGGTAGGATTGAAAAAACGACCCAAGAATATTCGACGTTCCCAAGGCAATAAGCTCTTGATTGGGATCGACCTGATAGCCTTGATGCTTTTCCTCAATCGCCTTGGCAACAGAGATAGCTTCCATAAAAGCGATTAGGGCCAAGGTCATCGCAATGGGAAGCAGCTCTGAAACTCTTGAATAATCGATGGAAGGGACTTGAAACGTAGGTAACCCACTTGGTACTTCACCGACAATCTTCACCCCAAGGTCATTCAATCCCAAGAAATAAATCCCCAAAACACCCACGACCACTACTACAAGTGCCGCAGGAATACGACTATCGATTTTTTTAATCGACTTAATGAGAATTATAGCGATTACACCGATAGCAAGGGTAATCATATTGGTATCGGTAATGGTAGCCAATGCATTTTTTAATAGGAAATGTATTTGATTGCTACTTTGAATAGGAGTACCTAAAAGATGCTTTAACTGACTTAGACCAATGATAATTGCGGCAGCAGAGGTAAATCCACTAATTACAGGTTTTGATAAAAAATTGACCAAAAAACCCATTCGCAGTAAGCCCAACCCTAGCTGAATAAGCCCCATAAATAAAGCCAAAAATATGGCCATGGCGATATATTCATCTATACCGGAAAGAGCTAGAGCCCCTAGACCAGATGCAACAAGTAAAGAATCCATTGCAACAGGCCCTACCGCCAATTGTCGCGATGTACCCAGTATGGCATAAATGATTTGCGGAATCAAGGACGCATAAAGTCCAAAAACCGGCGGAAGACCAGCAATCATGGCATAAGCCATCCCTTGAGGAATAAGCATAATGCCTACGGTCAACCCAGCTCCAACATCGCCGGATAAATAAGATTTCTTATAGCTCGGAAGCCATTGGAGTATTGGGAAATAACGTTTCA
Protein-coding sequences here:
- a CDS encoding PorP/SprF family type IX secretion system membrane protein, giving the protein MKSINLNSILLILVIFATLKGVQGQQLPQYSQYIFNAMHVNPAYAGYKIDPFVQATYRSQFGGFEGAPKTFSLSADIANSLQTMGFGLNINSDQFGASDIQSMLLTYSYTVQISYESFLSLGLSSGFTSYGLDASQFQPDDPNDPGIPQGRINAITPNLNLGIFFHTPVFFTGLSAYNLVGQNILEKKQLAIATHNYHFYFQMGVLLPISNELSFKPSVLIREDLNGPTSYDINAMFLIKENYWIGTSFRSGLSKNKTMISELSGNRTALALLFDFFITDDLRMGYAYDFNLNSKSNYINNSHELSLGYYLNSKWLSKYRNRHF
- a CDS encoding SulP family inorganic anion transporter, yielding MLKRYFPILQWLPSYKKSYLSGDVGAGLTVGIMLIPQGMAYAMIAGLPPVFGLYASLIPQIIYAILGTSRQLAVGPVAMDSLLVASGLGALALSGIDEYIAMAIFLALFMGLIQLGLGLLRMGFLVNFLSKPVISGFTSAAAIIIGLSQLKHLLGTPIQSSNQIHFLLKNALATITDTNMITLAIGVIAIILIKSIKKIDSRIPAALVVVVVGVLGIYFLGLNDLGVKIVGEVPSGLPTFQVPSIDYSRVSELLPIAMTLALIAFMEAISVAKAIEEKHQGYQVDPNQELIALGTSNILGSFFQSYPTTGGFSRTAVNDQAGAKTGVAPIVSAMVVGLTLMFLTPLFYYLPNAVLAAIIMVAVFGLIDIKYPIDLLKNRRDEFYLLLATFLITLTVGIKEGILLGVLISLLLLVYRTSRPHIAVLGRIRNTDYFKNIARFPEDTETFKEFLIIRFDAQLYFGNREYFKNELQNQLDKKGPEVKYVILNAEAINYIDSSAVHMLRQLINELKNKGIKLVVAGAIGPARDIFYSSGLINEIGKDNFFVKTNEAFEHCNPLSKKTEIEEMISLQSKKDKAKLMKLKHS